From a region of the Podarcis muralis chromosome 16, rPodMur119.hap1.1, whole genome shotgun sequence genome:
- the LOC114587136 gene encoding lens fiber membrane intrinsic protein-like codes for MFNLMGGGLLCAASGLVLLIVATATDFWMQYRYSGNLSNQGLWRFCVGNKCHPHTITLAFWDATRAFMLLSILSSFAGIILGLTIYSSSARSTRTRSAGITLLIAGLFALLGISVYTGVTVSFYGKRYAEWRFSWSYILGWIAVILTISAGVFHICAVPRNSSSDGSDVASG; via the exons ATGTTCAACTTGATGGGAGGTGGGCTGTTGTGTGCAGCCTCCGGCCTGGTCCTCCTCATCGTTGCCACGGCGACAGACTTCTGGATGCAGTACCGCTACTCAGGCAACCTCAGCAACCAAGGCCTCTGGCGGTTCTGTGTGGGGAACAAGTGCCACCCCCACACCATCACACTCG CATTCTGGGATGCCACCAGAGCCTTCATGCTCCTCTCCATCCTCTCCTCCTTCGCCGGGATCATATTGGGTCTGACCATCTACTCCAGTAGTGCCCGATCCACACGCACTCGCTCTGCAGGAATCACACTCTTGATCGCAG GACTCTTTGCTTTGCTGGGTATCTCGGTGTATACGGGAGTGACAGTGAGTTTCTACGGAAAGCGTTACGCCGAATGGAGGTTCTCCTGGTCCTACATTCTGGGATGGATCGCTGTCATCCTCACCATCTCAGCAG GTGTGTTCCACATTTGCGCTGTCCCCAGGAACTCATCCTCTGACGGCTCTGACGTGGCAAGCGGTTGA